In Pedobacter sp. W3I1, one DNA window encodes the following:
- a CDS encoding type I restriction enzyme HsdR N-terminal domain-containing protein, whose amino-acid sequence MELKDEIGQFAVRIKKMLPQVQSEDLTRNALVMPFIQILGFDPSEVQSEAVLDFGVKKSKKVDYTIMKDGEPTILVECKHHNDNLDIHDSRLSKYFRKTKAKYGLLTNGLVYRFYTEKMVRSKKNQEPLFEFKITDTKAATIAKMIEDHKDYFNVDHKTNVATTS is encoded by the coding sequence ATGGAATTGAAAGACGAAATCGGGCAGTTTGCCGTAAGAATTAAGAAAATGCTTCCACAAGTTCAATCTGAGGATTTAACAAGGAATGCGTTAGTTATGCCTTTTATCCAAATCTTAGGATTTGATCCTTCTGAGGTTCAATCTGAAGCTGTTCTAGACTTCGGGGTTAAAAAAAGTAAAAAAGTTGATTACACCATTATGAAAGATGGAGAACCAACAATTCTTGTTGAATGTAAACACCACAACGATAATTTAGATATTCACGATTCACGTCTATCTAAATACTTCCGTAAAACAAAAGCTAAATATGGCTTACTAACCAATGGTTTAGTGTACCGCTTTTACACAGAGAAAATGGTGAGATCAAAGAAAAATCAAGAGCCATTATTCGAATTTAAAATAACCGATACCAAAGCTGCTACCATTGCTAAAATGATCGAAGATCACAAAGATTATTTCAATGTAGATCATAAAACTAATGTAGCAACAACAAGCTAA
- the htpG gene encoding molecular chaperone HtpG: MSIQEKGNISIHTENIFPIIKKFLYSDNEIFLRELVSNAVDAVQKIKRLGSLGQFNGEVGQPLVQVAVDKDAKTITISDNGLGMTAEEIKKYINQVAFSGASEFVEKFKDAKDANEIIGKFGLGFYSAFMVADLVEIQTLSYQDGAEPARWVCDGSTEFEITEGTKTTRGTDIILHVNKDSEEFLEESKLQQILDKYAKFLPVPIKFGTKTESVEDGVDEEGKAKYNDVEVDNIINTTNPIWTKAPADLSDEDYLNFYRELYPFSEEPLFWIHLNVDYPFNLTGVLYFPKLKNDFEMQRNKIKLYSRQVFITDEVKDIVPEFLMLLHGVIDSPDIPLNVSRSFLQADSNVKKINNYITKKVADKLGELFAKDRKAYEDKWKDIGLFVKYGMISEEKFYDKAKDFALVGNTKNELFTLPEYKEKVTALQTDKNGTVVYLYTNDAAKQDAFIQSANKKDYDVLVLDSPIDNHFINQLEQKLEKTSIKRVDSSVADKLIEKDEQNEHVLTEDQVKEVTTIFEKAITKPGMHVEVVALHPDELPVTITMDEFMRRMKDMAAMGGGMGFYGQMPDNYKVAINGNHKLVSKILKAEGEEQRNLAKQAVDLALLAQGMLTGAELTAFVSRSVELI, translated from the coding sequence ATGAGCATACAGGAAAAAGGAAATATCTCCATACATACTGAGAATATTTTCCCGATAATTAAGAAGTTTTTATACTCTGATAACGAAATTTTTCTTCGTGAGTTGGTTTCTAACGCAGTAGATGCAGTTCAGAAAATTAAAAGACTGGGTTCATTAGGTCAGTTTAATGGCGAAGTTGGCCAACCATTGGTGCAAGTTGCGGTTGATAAGGATGCAAAAACCATTACCATTAGTGATAATGGCTTGGGAATGACTGCCGAAGAGATTAAAAAGTACATTAACCAGGTTGCATTTTCTGGCGCAAGTGAGTTTGTAGAGAAATTTAAAGATGCTAAAGATGCCAACGAAATCATCGGTAAATTCGGTTTAGGCTTCTATTCGGCCTTTATGGTTGCTGATTTAGTGGAGATTCAAACTTTATCGTACCAGGATGGCGCTGAGCCTGCACGTTGGGTTTGCGACGGCAGTACAGAATTTGAAATTACCGAAGGCACTAAAACTACTCGTGGTACGGATATTATCCTCCATGTAAACAAAGATTCGGAAGAGTTTCTAGAAGAAAGTAAACTGCAGCAAATTCTTGATAAATATGCTAAATTTTTACCAGTGCCAATTAAGTTTGGTACCAAAACAGAATCGGTTGAAGATGGCGTAGATGAAGAAGGTAAAGCAAAGTATAACGATGTTGAAGTAGATAACATCATCAACACCACCAATCCCATCTGGACAAAAGCTCCTGCAGATTTGTCAGACGAGGATTATTTAAACTTTTACCGGGAACTATATCCATTTAGTGAAGAACCATTATTCTGGATCCACCTAAATGTTGATTATCCTTTTAATTTAACCGGTGTACTGTATTTTCCTAAGTTGAAAAACGATTTCGAAATGCAGCGCAACAAAATCAAATTGTACTCTCGCCAGGTATTTATTACCGATGAGGTTAAAGATATCGTTCCTGAGTTTTTGATGTTATTGCACGGTGTAATCGACTCTCCTGATATTCCTTTAAATGTATCGCGTAGTTTCTTACAGGCCGACAGCAACGTTAAAAAGATCAACAACTACATTACTAAAAAGGTTGCTGATAAATTAGGTGAGTTATTTGCTAAAGACCGTAAAGCTTACGAAGATAAATGGAAAGACATTGGTCTTTTTGTAAAATACGGTATGATTAGCGAAGAGAAGTTTTACGATAAGGCTAAAGATTTTGCTTTAGTGGGCAACACTAAAAACGAGCTTTTCACACTTCCTGAATATAAAGAAAAGGTAACAGCCTTACAAACGGATAAAAACGGCACTGTGGTTTATTTATATACCAATGATGCTGCTAAACAAGATGCGTTTATCCAATCGGCCAATAAGAAAGATTACGATGTTTTAGTGCTGGATTCGCCGATCGATAATCACTTTATTAATCAATTGGAGCAAAAATTAGAGAAAACATCTATTAAACGTGTTGACTCGAGTGTTGCGGATAAATTAATTGAGAAAGATGAGCAGAACGAGCATGTTTTAACTGAAGATCAGGTAAAAGAAGTAACTACTATTTTTGAAAAAGCCATTACCAAACCCGGTATGCATGTAGAAGTTGTAGCTTTACACCCTGACGAATTACCAGTGACTATTACCATGGATGAATTTATGCGCAGGATGAAAGATATGGCTGCAATGGGTGGTGGAATGGGCTTTTATGGCCAAATGCCCGACAATTACAAAGTCGCCATTAATGGAAACCATAAATTGGTAAGTAAAATTTTAAAAGCTGAAGGAGAAGAGCAGCGCAACCTGGCTAAACAAGCGGTAGATTTAGCCCTTTTAGCACAAGGTATGTTAACTGGTGCAGAATTAACAGCTTTTGTAAGCAGAAGTGTAGAATTAATTTAA
- a CDS encoding DUF4241 domain-containing protein: MIPSNEWLKTWNEKRASLACPYNLNDYFEETTVAGKKIDHLELGSVSIPTGEILVRDPLVYVQKDAEPYLIKVPRGEFPVTAAVVVPDDEDCARYAAVKVQFTAYDAIRFEEALIGTEDLADFNEGEFFGFNVDAGLACVLDKETLNHFCAFQDRFNKEHPGKNLYDDYFAALFASNYAENPIHQREGGDWINWKIPGTDYHIPFFQSGFGDGTYPVYYGFDVEGNICSLIIQFIDIELAYGEER; this comes from the coding sequence ATGATACCAAGCAATGAATGGCTAAAAACCTGGAACGAGAAACGTGCTTCGTTAGCCTGTCCCTATAACTTGAATGATTATTTTGAGGAAACAACCGTTGCTGGCAAAAAGATAGATCACCTCGAACTGGGAAGCGTTTCTATTCCAACAGGAGAAATTTTGGTTAGAGATCCGCTTGTATATGTCCAAAAAGATGCTGAGCCGTATTTAATTAAAGTGCCTAGAGGCGAATTTCCGGTAACTGCAGCTGTAGTTGTTCCCGACGATGAAGATTGTGCCAGGTATGCTGCCGTTAAAGTACAATTTACAGCTTATGATGCGATACGATTTGAAGAGGCACTAATTGGCACAGAAGATCTTGCTGATTTTAACGAAGGAGAATTTTTTGGTTTTAATGTAGATGCAGGCTTAGCTTGTGTGCTGGATAAAGAAACGTTAAACCATTTCTGTGCATTTCAAGACAGGTTTAATAAAGAACATCCTGGTAAAAACCTCTACGATGATTACTTCGCGGCACTTTTTGCAAGTAATTATGCAGAGAATCCTATTCATCAACGTGAAGGTGGCGATTGGATCAACTGGAAAATACCCGGAACCGATTACCATATTCCGTTTTTTCAAAGTGGTTTTGGTGATGGTACCTACCCTGTTTATTATGGCTTTGATGTTGAAGGCAATATCTGCTCGCTGATTATTCAGTTTATTGATATTGAACTGGCTTATGGTGAGGAGAGGTAA
- a CDS encoding PleD family two-component system response regulator, whose product MKRILVVDDDIEVLETIQLILEIGGFKVSALNDGEEIFNRIEKFSPDLILLDISLGHIDGRVLCEQLKSIESTSKIPILLISGLYDPKDFTTLNYGQDDFLSKPFQMDVLLKKITKILSLEEDKPSFLLN is encoded by the coding sequence ATGAAGAGAATACTGGTAGTAGATGACGATATTGAGGTTTTAGAAACCATACAATTAATACTGGAAATCGGTGGGTTTAAAGTTTCGGCACTGAATGATGGTGAGGAAATTTTTAACAGAATTGAAAAATTTAGTCCTGATTTAATCTTACTGGATATTTCTCTTGGGCATATAGATGGACGCGTGCTATGCGAACAGCTCAAATCAATTGAAAGCACCTCTAAAATTCCAATTTTACTGATTTCTGGTTTATACGATCCAAAAGACTTTACCACATTAAACTACGGGCAAGACGATTTCTTATCAAAACCATTCCAAATGGATGTATTGCTTAAAAAGATCACTAAAATTCTTTCACTGGAAGAAGACAAACCAAGCTTTCTTTTAAATTAA
- a CDS encoding N-acetylglucosamine kinase produces MILVADSGSSKTDWMGYHNGETIKFSTPGINPYFLSEQEITKLISKNESLLQYADEVKEIYFFGAGCSSPDKHEVVSNGLSAVFDHAFISVDHDLLGSVYATCGNAEGLNCILGTGSNICYFDGKKIHDGHHGLGYVLGDEGSGTFFGKKVLLSYMYNKMPSNLAAEFKKSFPAEKEQIITNVYQKPFPNIYLAGFSRFMANHQDHPFIQDILRTGFQEFVDTNVKDYPKHKNVPCHFVGSIAYYYQETLISVLIENGIEPGKILQKPIEELFNFILNKEGIVPTSELKSKSIF; encoded by the coding sequence ATGATACTTGTTGCAGATAGTGGCTCATCAAAAACCGATTGGATGGGCTATCATAATGGCGAAACCATTAAATTTAGCACTCCTGGAATAAATCCTTATTTCTTAAGTGAGCAAGAAATTACCAAGCTGATTTCTAAAAATGAATCCTTATTGCAATACGCTGATGAGGTAAAAGAAATCTACTTTTTTGGAGCCGGTTGTTCTTCTCCCGACAAACATGAAGTAGTCTCAAATGGTCTGTCAGCCGTTTTTGATCATGCTTTTATTTCAGTAGATCACGATCTTCTGGGTTCGGTATATGCTACCTGTGGAAATGCCGAAGGCTTAAACTGTATTTTGGGCACCGGATCGAATATCTGTTATTTCGATGGAAAGAAAATCCACGATGGCCACCATGGCTTAGGGTATGTCCTAGGCGATGAAGGTTCTGGTACTTTCTTTGGAAAAAAAGTACTATTAAGCTATATGTACAACAAAATGCCCTCAAACTTAGCGGCAGAATTTAAAAAATCTTTCCCGGCAGAAAAAGAACAAATTATTACCAATGTTTATCAAAAACCTTTCCCTAATATCTATTTAGCAGGCTTTAGCCGTTTTATGGCCAATCATCAAGACCATCCGTTTATTCAGGATATTTTAAGAACTGGTTTTCAGGAGTTTGTAGATACAAATGTTAAAGATTATCCTAAACACAAAAATGTTCCATGCCACTTTGTTGGCTCCATAGCCTATTATTACCAGGAAACATTAATTTCGGTATTAATAGAAAATGGCATTGAACCGGGGAAAATACTACAAAAACCCATTGAAGAGCTATTTAACTTTATTTTAAATAAAGAGGGGATAGTACCAACAAGCGAGTTGAAATCGAAGTCTATTTTTTAG